The following coding sequences are from one Loxodonta africana isolate mLoxAfr1 chromosome 18, mLoxAfr1.hap2, whole genome shotgun sequence window:
- the GAST gene encoding gastrin, whose translation MQRLCVYMLIFALALASFSEAYRKPPSQMRDEFAGPMASQGLEPHWPDQLGPASHHKRQLGSQGPSHLVADLAKKKGPWMEEEEEAYGWMDFGRRSAEEGDEHP comes from the exons ATGCAGCGCCTGTGTGTGTACATGCTGATCTTTGCGCTGGCTCTGGCCTCTTTTTCCGAAGCTTATAGGAAGCCCCCATCCCAGATGCGGGATGAATTCGCGGGTCCCATGGCGAGCCAGGGCCTGGAGCCGCACTGGCCAGACCAGCTGGGCCCAGCCTCTCATCACAAAAGGCAGCTGGGGTCCCAGGGCCCCTCACACCTTGTGGCAG ATCTGGCCAAGAAGAAGGGGCCATGgatggaggaagaagaagaagcatATGGATGGATGGACTTTGGCCGCCGCAGTGCCGAGGAAGGGGACGAACATCCCTAG